Proteins encoded together in one Hydrogenobacter hydrogenophilus window:
- a CDS encoding ethylbenzene dehydrogenase-related protein, producing MRTLKILLFGIAFLGFASAQELLSKRVQEVPTDPFSKVWDNAPAVEVSLSGQAVTTPMELKPSVNKITVKSVNDGKYIAFLLVWEDKTKDSFHLVGKFSDAVAVQIPYKPSPDTPVTMGDKGQRVLILHWTAARQENIDHGYTDVPKVYPNFTYDWYPHAMPPYRYPEDWANQYALNYIGGEKVFRKNTLKTPVREVVAEGYGSSTWKDVQGAEGKGVYKDGKWYVVIKRAFIEENTSNPEWGPGKETFITFAVWDGSNGEVGARKSLSYSWIPLKIEGR from the coding sequence ATGAGGACATTAAAAATCCTTCTTTTTGGTATTGCATTCCTTGGCTTTGCTTCAGCTCAAGAGCTTCTTTCAAAAAGAGTTCAGGAAGTACCCACAGATCCCTTCAGCAAAGTTTGGGATAACGCACCCGCAGTGGAAGTATCTCTTTCTGGTCAGGCGGTTACCACACCTATGGAGTTAAAACCTTCTGTTAATAAGATAACGGTTAAAAGCGTCAACGACGGCAAGTACATAGCCTTTTTGCTGGTATGGGAAGACAAGACAAAGGATAGCTTCCATCTTGTAGGTAAGTTTTCCGACGCTGTAGCGGTGCAGATACCTTACAAGCCTTCCCCAGACACACCTGTGACCATGGGCGACAAAGGACAAAGAGTTCTCATACTACACTGGACTGCTGCAAGACAGGAAAACATAGACCACGGTTATACAGATGTTCCAAAGGTGTATCCCAATTTTACTTACGACTGGTATCCTCATGCAATGCCTCCTTATAGATATCCGGAAGACTGGGCTAATCAGTACGCACTAAACTACATAGGTGGGGAAAAGGTCTTTAGGAAGAACACCCTGAAAACACCTGTAAGAGAAGTGGTTGCGGAAGGTTATGGCTCTTCAACATGGAAGGATGTTCAAGGTGCAGAAGGTAAGGGTGTTTACAAGGACGGTAAGTGGTATGTGGTTATAAAAAGAGCCTTTATTGAGGAAAACACGAGCAACCCAGAATGGGGACCTGGTAAAGAAACCTTTATAACCTTTGCAGTCTGGGACGGTTCCAACGGAGAAGTGGGAGCAAGGAAGTCTTTAAGCTATTCGTGGATACCTTTAAAGATAGAGGGTAGATGA
- a CDS encoding TorD/DmsD family molecular chaperone, which yields MTMSVLHRAYIYQFLSLAFFYPQKELLEELEEGLHDLSLSFKTLQMQVDLEPFKKAIAEAKERVIDLQGEWNALFSTTLKAPANETAYELEKAGRKAVELADIEGFYKAFGLEVKSPYEPDSIVAELEFTAFLLRGKMWAEQQGNAEAQEVYENAFRSFFRDHLGRWYRIFTDLLKEHSEENYYRHLGELLKSFLDKEREGIEGIVDLKEYRKEVLEGVSWKCGT from the coding sequence ATGACAATGAGTGTATTGCACAGAGCTTACATTTATCAGTTTCTTTCTTTAGCCTTTTTTTATCCACAAAAGGAGCTCCTTGAGGAGCTTGAGGAGGGGTTGCACGACCTCTCCCTTTCCTTTAAGACACTCCAGATGCAGGTAGATCTTGAACCTTTCAAAAAGGCTATCGCGGAAGCGAAAGAAAGGGTTATTGATCTGCAAGGTGAATGGAATGCTCTTTTTTCAACAACCCTCAAAGCACCAGCCAATGAGACCGCTTATGAACTGGAAAAGGCGGGAAGAAAGGCGGTGGAGCTTGCGGACATAGAAGGTTTTTACAAAGCTTTCGGTTTAGAGGTAAAGTCTCCTTACGAACCTGATAGCATAGTTGCAGAGCTTGAGTTTACTGCTTTCCTGCTGAGAGGTAAGATGTGGGCTGAACAACAGGGAAACGCTGAAGCTCAAGAGGTTTATGAGAACGCCTTTAGGTCCTTCTTTAGGGATCATTTGGGGAGGTGGTACAGGATATTCACCGATCTTCTGAAGGAACACTCAGAAGAGAACTACTATAGACATTTGGGAGAGCTTCTGAAAAGTTTTCTGGACAAGGAGAGGGAAGGAATAGAAGGTATAGTAGACCTTAAAGAATACAGAAAGGAGGTTCTTGAAGGAGTTAGCTGGAAGTGTGGTACTTAA
- the lnt gene encoding apolipoprotein N-acyltransferase: MRVFILAILNGVLLYLPFSRYELWFLIFPALLMLLANPNHRHYFLAGFTFFFISLECVNIASIQYGGVNPFLAYALFSIFALFLTFYQMNLPLMLWKKLSHSLWTLPLFYSLFEVIRSYLPYGGFPWLVLGEISTYIPIAKYSLRFFTVYGESLLMWYVAYFLFKRKVVPLLFLLMLVFLTGLYAKHTLLKELSSAVSIKVALVQTAIPQEDKLTEKEFRKHTKEILSLVRSALKEKPDLVVLPESAFPFFFSDEFDKDRNEFFELSFQAPLLVGLIDIREGLKPYNSAYLIKDGQLVGYYDKIRLLPIGEYVPFPFAFLKDVFSAIAGIDYTPGKTWKPITYRNIRLATPICFEVAYWDLVRKLSKEANLIVVLTNDGWFNNSDCTHQHFTWARVRALENAKFVLWVNNSGDTAVIDPSGKVLKKIPYMKRGILVYDIKLMDP, from the coding sequence ATGAGAGTGTTTATCCTTGCAATACTTAACGGAGTTTTGCTTTATCTTCCCTTTTCTCGCTACGAGCTTTGGTTTTTGATCTTCCCAGCACTTTTAATGCTTTTGGCAAACCCCAATCACAGACATTACTTTTTAGCAGGCTTTACCTTCTTCTTCATATCTTTAGAATGTGTCAACATAGCCAGCATACAGTATGGAGGTGTTAATCCCTTTTTGGCTTACGCTTTGTTTTCCATCTTTGCCCTTTTTCTCACCTTTTACCAAATGAACCTACCTCTAATGTTATGGAAAAAGCTAAGCCATAGCTTATGGACCTTACCCCTTTTTTATTCTCTCTTTGAGGTGATAAGGTCTTATCTGCCTTACGGTGGCTTTCCTTGGCTTGTATTAGGTGAAATATCCACTTACATCCCCATTGCAAAGTATTCACTGCGTTTTTTTACCGTTTACGGTGAGAGCCTCCTTATGTGGTATGTGGCTTACTTCCTCTTCAAAAGAAAAGTAGTACCACTACTTTTTTTGCTGATGCTCGTTTTTTTGACGGGTTTGTATGCTAAGCACACACTTTTGAAAGAACTTAGTTCCGCAGTTTCCATAAAAGTAGCTCTAGTACAAACAGCAATACCTCAGGAAGACAAGCTCACCGAAAAAGAGTTTAGAAAACACACAAAAGAGATACTTTCCTTGGTCAGGTCCGCTCTGAAAGAAAAGCCAGACCTTGTAGTGCTTCCAGAATCCGCCTTTCCTTTCTTTTTTTCCGATGAATTTGACAAAGACAGGAATGAGTTTTTTGAACTTAGCTTTCAAGCACCTCTGTTAGTAGGCCTCATAGACATAAGAGAAGGTCTAAAGCCTTATAATTCTGCCTATCTAATAAAGGACGGTCAATTAGTAGGCTACTATGACAAGATAAGGCTTCTTCCTATTGGTGAGTATGTGCCCTTTCCTTTTGCTTTCTTAAAGGATGTCTTTTCCGCAATAGCAGGTATAGACTACACACCCGGTAAAACTTGGAAACCTATAACTTACAGGAACATAAGACTGGCTACACCCATCTGCTTTGAAGTAGCTTACTGGGACTTGGTGAGAAAACTGTCAAAAGAGGCAAACCTTATAGTGGTTCTCACTAACGACGGGTGGTTTAACAACAGCGACTGCACGCACCAACACTTCACTTGGGCAAGAGTAAGAGCCTTAGAGAACGCCAAGTTCGTCCTTTGGGTGAATAACTCAGGAGACACAGCGGTAATAGATCCATCAGGGAAGGTGCTAAAAAAAATACCTTACATGAAAAGAGGTATTCTTGTGTATGATATAAAGCTAATGGATCCTTAA
- the truB gene encoding tRNA pseudouridine(55) synthase TruB has translation MFPSVLLVDKPKGLTSFQVVEDVKRRFKVKVGHTGTLDPIATGLLILLLDTATRYAEFFTKLPKEYLATARLGEIRDTYDAEGTVVEKREVDITCQDIHSVLKSFIGRISQAPPPYSAKRVEGRRAYELARKGLSVPLKPVEVEIFNAQMLECQIPQVRFLFCVSSGTYIRSLVHDIGLRLGCGAYVEDLRRTKIGPFDVSKAISYERLMTLTDLQGIAIPIWSALDFMPAVELDFKNADKIRKGMFITLPSYTKEKLFVRLYEGDTFIGVGVVEKNRLRAYRLLPQK, from the coding sequence ATGTTCCCTTCCGTGCTTTTGGTGGACAAACCCAAAGGCTTGACCTCCTTCCAAGTGGTAGAAGATGTAAAAAGAAGGTTCAAAGTCAAGGTGGGACACACAGGCACCCTTGACCCTATAGCTACAGGATTGCTCATCCTTCTTCTTGATACAGCAACAAGGTACGCTGAGTTCTTTACCAAACTTCCCAAGGAATACTTGGCTACAGCAAGGCTCGGAGAGATAAGAGATACATACGATGCGGAAGGCACAGTAGTAGAAAAAAGAGAAGTGGATATTACCTGTCAGGACATTCATAGCGTGCTCAAGAGCTTTATAGGAAGGATAAGCCAAGCACCACCGCCTTATTCTGCAAAAAGGGTAGAAGGCAGAAGAGCTTATGAGCTTGCAAGAAAAGGTTTATCTGTACCTTTAAAACCTGTGGAAGTGGAGATCTTTAATGCGCAAATGTTAGAATGCCAAATACCTCAGGTGAGGTTTCTATTTTGCGTATCTTCTGGAACTTACATAAGAAGCCTTGTACACGACATAGGACTAAGGCTCGGTTGTGGTGCCTATGTGGAAGACCTAAGAAGGACAAAGATAGGTCCCTTTGATGTAAGTAAAGCCATAAGTTATGAAAGACTTATGACACTCACAGATCTACAAGGAATAGCAATACCCATATGGTCTGCCCTTGATTTTATGCCTGCGGTTGAGCTTGACTTTAAGAATGCGGATAAAATAAGAAAAGGCATGTTCATAACATTACCCTCTTATACTAAGGAAAAGCTCTTTGTGAGACTCTACGAAGGTGATACTTTCATAGGGGTAGGCGTAGTGGAAAAAAACAGGTTAAGAGCTTACAGACTTCTTCCTCAAAAATGA
- a CDS encoding sigma-70 family RNA polymerase sigma factor — MIPDTEQELINQYLKKVAKIPLLTPEEEKEIAKRAKEGDQEAFKKLVESNLRFVINIAKQYLGYGLPLSELIAAGNHGLIEAAKRFDPDRGVKFISYAVWWIRQAIMQALSQQTGAVRIPLKQAHVINRIGSIYSKLFRELEREPTAEEVAEEYSREVISKELERELGRKPTKEEVEERLKKEGLKISPEEVEKCMQVCRIPLSLDAPVGENEDTFFVDFLSQHGTADVEERIITEVLEKEIEDMLDRLPEKERRVIELRFGLRGEEPRTLREIGDILNISRERVRQLETRALRKLRNMAIKKHLKDFLS, encoded by the coding sequence ATGATACCCGATACAGAGCAGGAGCTAATAAATCAGTACCTTAAGAAGGTAGCCAAAATACCCCTCCTGACGCCGGAGGAAGAGAAAGAGATTGCCAAGCGTGCTAAGGAAGGCGATCAGGAGGCTTTTAAAAAGCTCGTGGAGTCTAACCTCAGGTTCGTTATAAACATAGCAAAACAGTATTTGGGATATGGACTTCCCCTTTCTGAGCTCATAGCGGCAGGAAATCACGGTCTTATAGAAGCGGCAAAGAGGTTTGACCCAGACAGAGGTGTGAAGTTTATATCCTACGCGGTATGGTGGATAAGACAGGCTATTATGCAAGCGCTATCCCAACAAACTGGTGCTGTGAGAATACCCCTCAAGCAAGCTCATGTGATAAACAGGATAGGCAGTATATACAGCAAACTCTTTAGAGAGCTTGAGAGAGAGCCAACAGCAGAGGAGGTGGCGGAGGAATACTCAAGAGAGGTCATATCTAAGGAGCTTGAGAGAGAGTTGGGAAGAAAACCTACAAAAGAAGAGGTAGAAGAAAGACTCAAGAAAGAAGGTTTAAAAATAAGTCCTGAAGAGGTAGAAAAGTGTATGCAAGTGTGCAGGATACCTCTGTCTTTGGATGCGCCCGTAGGTGAAAACGAGGATACATTCTTTGTTGATTTTTTAAGCCAGCACGGAACCGCAGATGTAGAGGAAAGGATCATCACCGAAGTACTTGAGAAAGAAATAGAAGACATGTTAGACAGACTTCCAGAAAAAGAAAGGAGAGTTATAGAGCTACGGTTTGGACTAAGAGGCGAAGAGCCAAGAACCCTCAGGGAGATAGGGGACATACTCAACATATCAAGAGAAAGAGTCAGACAGTTAGAAACGAGGGCGCTTAGAAAACTTAGAAACATGGCTATAAAGAAACACCTGAAAGACTTCTTAAGCTAA
- a CDS encoding Do family serine endopeptidase: MRRLKMFFLSSLVLLSFLIFTGCKAQKVQEEVQRAPLVKSDVLAQFENELTQIVDKVSPSVVTIFATQEVQMQNPFGEDFPFPFPIPVPPQERRSLGSGVIIDYKNGKFYILTNNHVVQNAKAIKVRFDEHTEKKGRIVGTDPKTDIAVVEVDAKDIKDPEQRVARLGDSDKLKVGQLVIAIGNPYGLERTVTMGVISALKRSIGVTQYESFIQTDAPINPGNSGGPLVNIRGEVIGINTAIVAEGQGLGFAIPINLAKWVADQLIAKGKVIRGWLGVVIQEVTPDMAEAVGVKEGVIIAQVMPSSPAEKAGLKVGDVVIAIDGEKVSSVRDLQLRVMRTPPGKEITLTVIRNSKEENIKVKVEAMPEETKISQAGPSAQDVGLLLRDLTPDEERRLGVKGVYVSGVMPGSLAYQSGIRPGDIIMSVNNRAVANRAEFTQAIESARKAGRDKVLLLIRRGDTNLYIVLSLR; the protein is encoded by the coding sequence ATGAGGAGGTTAAAAATGTTCTTCCTTTCATCCTTAGTTTTGCTTTCCTTCCTTATATTCACTGGCTGTAAAGCTCAAAAAGTACAGGAGGAAGTCCAGAGAGCTCCGTTAGTAAAGAGCGATGTGCTTGCCCAGTTTGAGAACGAGCTCACCCAAATAGTGGATAAGGTTTCACCTTCCGTGGTTACCATATTTGCCACTCAGGAAGTCCAGATGCAAAATCCTTTTGGTGAAGACTTTCCTTTCCCTTTTCCTATTCCTGTTCCACCGCAAGAAAGAAGATCCCTGGGTTCTGGCGTCATCATTGACTACAAAAACGGAAAGTTTTACATACTCACCAACAATCATGTGGTGCAAAACGCAAAGGCTATAAAGGTCAGGTTTGACGAGCACACAGAAAAGAAAGGCAGGATAGTAGGAACAGACCCCAAAACGGATATAGCGGTGGTAGAAGTTGATGCAAAGGATATAAAAGATCCAGAGCAGAGGGTGGCAAGATTAGGAGACTCTGACAAACTAAAAGTAGGACAGTTAGTTATAGCCATAGGCAACCCTTACGGACTTGAAAGAACTGTCACTATGGGTGTCATATCCGCGCTTAAAAGGTCTATAGGCGTCACTCAGTATGAGAGCTTCATACAGACGGACGCACCCATAAATCCGGGAAACTCGGGAGGACCTCTTGTGAACATAAGGGGTGAAGTTATAGGTATCAACACAGCGATAGTTGCAGAAGGGCAAGGGCTTGGTTTTGCCATTCCCATAAACTTAGCTAAATGGGTAGCGGATCAGCTCATAGCCAAAGGTAAGGTTATAAGAGGTTGGCTTGGTGTGGTTATACAGGAAGTCACACCAGATATGGCAGAAGCAGTTGGAGTAAAGGAAGGTGTTATCATAGCTCAAGTGATGCCATCAAGCCCTGCAGAAAAAGCAGGACTGAAGGTAGGAGATGTAGTGATAGCCATAGATGGGGAAAAGGTAAGCAGTGTGAGAGACCTTCAGCTCAGGGTTATGAGAACTCCACCCGGTAAAGAGATAACTCTGACAGTAATAAGGAACAGCAAAGAAGAAAACATAAAGGTAAAAGTGGAAGCTATGCCCGAAGAGACTAAAATTTCTCAGGCAGGACCATCCGCTCAAGATGTGGGACTTCTGCTCAGAGACCTTACACCCGATGAGGAGAGGCGCTTAGGCGTAAAAGGTGTGTATGTAAGCGGTGTAATGCCTGGAAGTCTTGCGTACCAAAGTGGTATAAGACCCGGAGATATTATAATGAGCGTTAACAACAGAGCGGTTGCCAACAGAGCGGAGTTCACTCAAGCCATAGAAAGTGCCAGAAAGGCAGGAAGGGACAAGGTACTGCTTCTCATAAGAAGAGGAGATACAAACCTTTATATTGTGCTTAGTTTGAGGTAG
- a CDS encoding methyltransferase domain-containing protein, whose protein sequence is MSILSLRFSRAFDTYERWALPQKKSAEILLNMKRVCGPALDVGCGTGFASRGLERVVGVDISKGMAKVYKERFGRVVLGNAEYLPFKDKQFDLVVSNFSLHWTDIKKSLPELIRVCKRQLLLAIPIEGSLKELGFPFPQKEEVLGILMAGGCKVLDHFTQDMEIPFKGWDLVRFFHYTGSSFNPSTGGVIMSKKRIEDMISRIDMPLFTVLFLSCEVKA, encoded by the coding sequence ATGAGCATCTTATCCTTGAGGTTCTCAAGAGCTTTTGATACTTATGAGAGGTGGGCTTTGCCACAGAAAAAGAGTGCCGAGATACTTCTTAATATGAAAAGGGTTTGTGGGCCTGCCTTAGATGTGGGGTGTGGTACAGGCTTTGCCAGCAGAGGTTTGGAAAGGGTAGTAGGAGTTGACATATCAAAGGGTATGGCAAAGGTATACAAAGAGAGGTTTGGAAGGGTAGTTTTGGGAAATGCGGAGTATTTGCCTTTCAAAGACAAACAGTTTGATCTTGTGGTGAGCAACTTCTCCCTTCACTGGACGGACATAAAGAAAAGCCTTCCTGAGCTAATAAGAGTTTGTAAAAGACAACTACTTTTAGCTATCCCCATAGAGGGAAGTTTAAAAGAATTAGGTTTTCCCTTTCCACAGAAAGAGGAGGTTCTTGGTATCCTGATGGCGGGAGGTTGCAAAGTGTTGGATCACTTTACACAAGACATGGAAATTCCTTTCAAAGGTTGGGACTTGGTTAGGTTCTTCCACTACACGGGTAGCTCCTTTAACCCTTCAACAGGAGGTGTTATAATGTCAAAAAAGAGGATAGAGGATATGATATCTCGTATTGACATGCCCCTCTTCACTGTGTTATTCTTGTCCTGTGAGGTAAAAGCATGA
- a CDS encoding alpha/beta fold hydrolase has translation MSKLFCLHGWGFSSKIFRGLGCLSIDLPAHGSSKLLYKNFRDMAKDIGLRIPNKSVLLGWSMGGSLALLTAFMFPQKVQGLILIGTAPHFRLCWSEKNIRAFLLRLRKEGESFLREFRKVAYSEEFEDKLDFQVAYRMLEDYINLDLTYLLPYIKQKTVIIHGVWDNIVPLKAGLSLYNLIKKSKFITFQGGHFPKGYEHLILEVLKSF, from the coding sequence TTGAGTAAGCTTTTCTGCCTTCACGGTTGGGGGTTTTCTTCAAAGATCTTTAGAGGTCTTGGGTGCTTAAGCATAGACCTTCCCGCTCACGGAAGTTCAAAGCTCCTTTACAAAAACTTTAGGGATATGGCTAAAGACATAGGGCTGAGGATTCCCAACAAATCTGTGCTTCTTGGGTGGTCTATGGGTGGCAGTTTGGCTCTTTTGACAGCTTTTATGTTCCCGCAAAAGGTTCAAGGGCTCATTCTTATAGGCACAGCTCCCCATTTTAGATTGTGCTGGAGCGAGAAAAACATAAGGGCTTTTCTTTTAAGGCTAAGAAAAGAAGGAGAGAGTTTCTTAAGAGAATTTAGGAAGGTAGCCTACTCAGAAGAATTTGAAGACAAACTTGACTTTCAAGTGGCTTACAGAATGCTTGAGGACTATATAAACTTGGATTTGACTTACCTTCTGCCGTATATAAAACAAAAAACTGTGATAATTCATGGTGTTTGGGATAACATAGTCCCATTAAAAGCTGGGCTGAGCCTTTACAATCTTATTAAAAAGTCTAAATTTATTACCTTCCAAGGAGGACATTTTCCGAAAGGTTATGAGCATCTTATCCTTGAGGTTCTCAAGAGCTTTTGA
- the mqnC gene encoding cyclic dehypoxanthinyl futalosine synthase: MRTNSLDYIKEKALDRRRISPDEALLLMEGADLTLLGFLANEIRKNLHPEDIVTFVIDRNVNYTNICVAGCKFCAFQRKVGSPEGYVLSKEEILRKVQELVDWGGTTLLMQGGLNPDLPLEYYEDLISSIKERFPQIQVHSFSAPEIVYLSKLEGISIKQVLERLKNAGLDSLPGGGAEVLSQEVRSFLSPGKCTVEQWEEVHRTAHELGMTSTATMMFGHIEKPHHIVEHLERVRRLQDETGGFTAFIPWTFKKGNTQLDHIEETSTVYYLKVLALSRIYLDNFKNIQSSHVTQTMHVGMVGLHFGANDMGSVMIEENVISSTSYKVNIPKVEDMVSAIRSAGFVPAQRDTYYRIVRVFE; this comes from the coding sequence ATGAGAACTAACAGCCTTGATTACATAAAGGAGAAAGCACTTGACAGAAGAAGGATAAGCCCTGACGAAGCCCTTTTGCTTATGGAGGGAGCGGACCTAACCCTTTTGGGTTTTTTGGCAAACGAGATCAGAAAAAACTTACATCCTGAGGATATAGTCACCTTCGTAATAGACAGGAATGTCAATTATACTAACATCTGTGTGGCAGGCTGTAAGTTCTGTGCCTTTCAGAGAAAGGTAGGCTCACCTGAGGGGTATGTGCTCAGCAAAGAAGAGATCCTTCGTAAGGTTCAAGAGCTTGTAGATTGGGGCGGTACAACCCTTCTAATGCAAGGAGGGTTAAACCCAGACCTCCCTTTAGAGTATTACGAAGACCTCATATCCTCTATAAAAGAGCGCTTCCCTCAAATTCAAGTGCACTCCTTCTCCGCACCAGAAATAGTTTATCTCTCTAAGTTAGAAGGTATAAGCATAAAACAAGTTCTTGAAAGGCTGAAAAATGCAGGACTTGACTCTTTACCCGGTGGTGGTGCGGAAGTGCTCTCTCAAGAAGTGAGAAGTTTTTTAAGTCCGGGAAAGTGTACAGTAGAGCAGTGGGAAGAAGTGCACAGAACCGCTCACGAGCTTGGCATGACTTCAACCGCTACCATGATGTTTGGACACATAGAAAAACCACACCACATAGTAGAACATCTTGAAAGAGTAAGGCGCTTGCAAGACGAGACGGGAGGCTTTACAGCCTTTATACCTTGGACTTTCAAGAAAGGAAACACTCAGCTTGACCACATAGAGGAAACCTCCACTGTGTATTACCTTAAAGTCCTTGCCCTTTCACGCATATATCTTGATAACTTCAAAAACATTCAGAGCTCTCATGTGACACAAACTATGCATGTGGGTATGGTGGGACTGCACTTTGGTGCAAACGACATGGGAAGTGTTATGATAGAGGAAAATGTCATATCTTCCACATCCTATAAGGTAAACATTCCAAAGGTGGAGGATATGGTTTCTGCCATAAGGTCTGCAGGTTTTGTTCCCGCACAGAGAGACACCTACTACAGAATAGTGAGGGTCTTTGAGTAA
- a CDS encoding PilN domain-containing protein produces the protein MNFKKKAVGVEITQRGIYVCSQEGKLSFESLDQLREFSKNKKLGIAVGRDILLVRKYLFPAQAVDDLLETVMLNIEDLFPTKVPLKVSVLTTSREKDNIECLVFAVPQSLFEELMSFPNLKFVVPSPALYVGEKTGIFYRKLGDTLYERIVIKDGKLIDSILTESVENGSYTVEDIHSASCLAMEALLENKPIDPVFYDKRRFLPVKLSRKSTRLLIAGIFFILLAVGMMAKDIYQLKSKLQKTQEEIEKLKPLAERYEIKRKEIDTKNAVLNVLKSKGFVVSFANFVEMLPPKTKILSVSYDRKSITVEGYTPSAPALIQTIQNKCKDLQVQTSNLQPPHGQSFKIMVGSGCL, from the coding sequence ATGAATTTTAAAAAGAAAGCTGTTGGTGTAGAGATAACTCAAAGAGGAATTTATGTATGTTCACAGGAAGGGAAGCTAAGCTTTGAAAGTCTTGACCAACTAAGGGAGTTTTCCAAAAACAAAAAACTTGGTATAGCAGTAGGAAGAGACATACTTTTGGTGCGCAAATACCTTTTTCCTGCTCAGGCGGTAGATGACCTTTTGGAAACAGTTATGCTCAACATTGAAGACTTATTCCCTACAAAGGTCCCTTTGAAAGTGAGCGTCTTGACTACAAGTAGGGAAAAAGATAATATAGAATGCTTAGTGTTCGCGGTGCCACAATCCCTTTTTGAAGAGCTTATGAGCTTCCCTAATCTTAAGTTTGTAGTGCCTTCCCCAGCACTTTATGTAGGGGAAAAAACTGGGATTTTTTACAGAAAGCTTGGTGATACACTTTACGAAAGGATAGTTATAAAAGACGGTAAGCTTATAGACAGCATACTTACGGAAAGCGTAGAAAACGGTAGTTATACAGTAGAAGATATCCACAGCGCTTCGTGTCTTGCTATGGAGGCGCTTTTGGAAAATAAGCCCATAGATCCTGTTTTTTATGACAAACGCAGGTTTCTTCCTGTAAAGCTAAGTAGGAAGTCCACTCGCCTTCTGATTGCAGGTATTTTTTTTATACTTTTGGCAGTAGGTATGATGGCAAAGGATATTTATCAACTCAAGAGCAAGCTACAAAAGACCCAGGAGGAGATAGAAAAGTTAAAACCCCTCGCTGAAAGGTACGAAATAAAGCGCAAGGAGATAGATACGAAAAATGCCGTCCTGAATGTACTCAAAAGCAAGGGTTTTGTAGTGTCTTTTGCGAATTTCGTTGAAATGCTTCCACCCAAGACCAAGATACTAAGTGTAAGTTATGACCGAAAAAGCATAACTGTAGAAGGCTATACACCTTCTGCTCCTGCGCTTATTCAAACTATTCAGAATAAATGCAAGGATCTTCAGGTGCAAACATCTAACCTTCAACCACCTCACGGACAGTCTTTTAAGATAATGGTAGGATCAGGATGTCTTTAG